A window of the Limanda limanda chromosome 8, fLimLim1.1, whole genome shotgun sequence genome harbors these coding sequences:
- the LOC133008834 gene encoding peroxisomal succinyl-coenzyme A thioesterase-like — translation MDRKQCCVSLSVQPSRGQMDEKFIVLIQNAPPGFQLTVHAFHQCEDKLKWEAFGHYTADATGTVNVSKDLSLGGTYSGVEPMGLLWSLTPVPGSKPGLRMRKFNVQTPMEVTISVYQGHQTEGFVDLVSLASVLVERWHMAPGILRIPITEDGLSATLFLPRGPGPFPGILDLWGGGGMLLEHRSALFACHGFASLALDYLTNKVSIETGNFVDNKYFESAYNVLQQHPQVLGSRIAMVGLSLGCAITFKMAVYSDVFKLSCAVCISGSHVQPVDGSLEQIIDFFKENAGKTRVNEENQIILRDLLPITTDTSFKADVGRLQCPLLLVVGEDDQNWPAYESAMDIKEMMEGAGNSHLLTVLSYPNTGHLIEPPFTPHTRASNFMFAASRHKSTCLWGGEKVAHSHAQEDAWRKMLLFLRKNLYADRNPVLTIFSHL, via the exons ATGGACAGGAAACAATGTTGCGTGAGTCTGTCGGTCCAACCGTCCAGAGGACAAATGGATGAGAAGTTCATTGTCCTCATCCAGAATGCCCCACCTGGTTTCCAGCTGACTGTCCACGCCTTCCACCAGTGtgaagataaattaaaatggGAGGCGTTTGGTCACTACACTGCTGATGCCACTGGGACTGTGAACG TTTCAAAGGATCTCAGTCTGGGTGGGACATATTCGGGGGTTGAACCAATGGGTCTATTGTGGAGCCTCACACCAGTTCCAGGCAGCAAACCTGGACTCAG GATGAGGAAGTTCAACGTCCAGACTCCCATGGAAGTCACAATCTCAGTGTACCAGGGTCACCAGACTGAGGGGTTTGTGGATCTAGTGTCGCTGGCGTCTGTGTTGGTGGAGCGCTGGCACATGGCGCCTGGCATCCTCAGGATCCCAATCACAGAGGATGGACTATCTGCAACTCTTTTTCTGCCCCGAG GACCTGGACCTTTCCCTGGTATCTTGGAcctgtgggggggtggagggatgtTGCTGGAGCACCGCTCAGCGCTGTTTGCCTGCCATGGCTTTGCCTCCCTTGCTCTTGACTACCTGACAAATAAAGTCTCCATTGAAACTGGGAATTTCGTGGACAACAAGTACTTTGAG TCGGCCTACAatgtcctgcagcagcatcctCAGGTCCTTGGCAGCAGGATCGCCATGGTGGGACTTTCCTTAGGCTGCGCTATCACCTTCAAAATGGCTGTTTATTCTGATGTTTTTAAG CTCAGTTGTGCGGTGTGTATCAGTGGGAGTCATGTGCAGCCAGTTGATGGATCTTTGGAGCAAATTATCGATTTTTTTAAGGA AAACGCTGGGAAGACTCGTGTCAATGAGGAGAACCAGATAATCTTGCGAGACCTGCTGCCCATTACTACTGACACCTCATTCAAAGCAGAC GTGGGACGACTCCAGTGTCCTCTGTTGCTGGTTGTAGGTGAGGATGATCAGAACTGGCCAGCTTACGAGTCTGCAATGGAC ATCAAAGAGATGATGGAGGGAGCAGGGAACAGCCACCTGCTGACTGTCCTGTCTTACCCAAACACTGGTCACCTTATTGAACCTCCATTCACGCCCCACACCAGAGCCAGCAACTTTATGTTCGCCGCCTCACGTCATAAGT CAACATGCTTGTGGGGCGGAGAGAAGGTGGCACACTCTCATGCTCAGGAAGACGCCTGGAGGAAGATGCTGCTCTTTCTGAGGAAGAATCTGTATGCTGACAGAAACCCTGTTCTAACTATTTTTTCCCACCTGTGA
- the LOC133009745 gene encoding peroxisomal succinyl-coenzyme A thioesterase-like: MDRKQCCVSLSVQPSRGQMDEKFIVLIQNAPPGFQLTVHAFHQCEDKFKWEAFGHYTADATGTVNVSEDLSLGGTYLGVEPMGLLWSLTPVPGSKPGLMIRKLNVQTPMEVTISVYQDHQTEGFVDLVSLASVLVERWHMAPGIRRIPITEDGLSATLFLPPGPGPFPGILDLLGSGGMLLEYRSALFACHGFASLALDYLTNKVSIETGNFVDNKYFESAYNVLQQHPQVLGSRIAMVGLSLGCAITFKMAVYSDVFKPPDFIIYTPGKLSFSSSIPPTLRAMLNTGKTRVNEENQIIFRDLLLPITTDTSFKADVGRLQCPLLLVVGEDDQNWPAYESAMDIKEMMEGAGNSHLLTVLSYPNTGHIIEPPFTPHTRASNFMFAASRHKSTCLWGGEKVAHSHAQEDAWRKMLLFLRKNLWAMPELHGYKVVMGPSGAPLGLTWVNQVQHISVMTRLSRRTCTDHLRALSALAVLRVIASSFPLLQWIETLDPRVYIHADDLTEISADLPHGVLSRPVYPSAEDLPESPRTCLSVLSYINKLP, translated from the exons ATGGACAGGAAACAATGTTGCGTGAGTCTGTCGGTCCAACCGTCCAGAGGACAAATGGATGAGAAGTTCATTGTCCTCATCCAGAATGCCCCACCTGGTTTCCAGCTGACTGTCCATGCCTTCCACCAGTGTGAAGATAAATTCAAATGGGAGGCGTTTGGTCACTACACTGCTGATGCCACTGGGACTGTGAACG TTTCAGAGGATCTCAGTCTTGGTGGGACATATTTGGGGGTTGAACCAATGGGTCTATTGTGGAGCCTCACACCAGTTCCAGGCAGCAAACCTGGACTCAT GATCAGGAAGTTGAACGTCCAGACTCCCATGGAAGTCACAATCTCAGTGTACCAGGATCACCAGACTGAGGGGTTCGTGGATCTAGTGTCGCTGGCGTCTGTGTTGGTGGAGCGCTGGCACATGGCACCTGGCATCCGCAGGATCCCAATCACAGAAGATGGACTATCTGCAACTCTTTTTCTGCCCCCAG GACCTGGACCTTTCCCTGGTATCTTGGACCTGTTGGGGAGTGGAGGGATGTTGCTGGAGTACCGCTCAGCGCTGTTTGCCTGCCATGGCTTTGCCTCCCTTGCTCTTGACTACCTGACAAATAAAGTCTCCATTGAAACTGGGAATTTCGTGGACAACAAGTACTTTGAG TCGGCCTACAatgtcctgcagcagcatcctCAGGTCCTTGGCAGCAGGATCGCCATGGTGGGACTTTCCTTAGGCTGCGCTATCACCTTCAAAATGGCTGTTTATTCTGATGTTTTTAAG CCCCCCGACTTCATAATTTACACCCCAGGCAAACTAAGCTTCTCCTCCAGTATCCCTCCAACACTGAGAGCTATGCT AAACACTGGGAAGACTCGTGTCAATGAGGAGAACCAGATAATCTTCCGAGACCTGCTGCTGCCCATTACTACTGACACCTCATTCAAAGCAGAC GTGGGACGACTCCAGTGTCCTCTGTTGCTGGTTGTAGGTGAGGATGATCAGAACTGGCCAGCTTACGAGTCTGCAATGGAC ATCAAAGAGATGATGGAGGGAGCAGGGAACAGCCACCTGCTGACTGTCCTGTCTTACCCAAACACTGGTCACATTATTGAACCTCCATTCACGCCGCACACCAGAGCCAGCAACTTTATGTTCGCCGCCTCACGTCATAAGT CAACATGCTTGTGGGGCGGAGAGAAGGTGGCACACTCTCATGCTCAGGAAGACGCCTGGAGGAAGATGCTGCTCTTTCTGAGGAAGAATCT ATGGGCTATGCCTGAGCTACATGGGTACAAAGTAGTTATGGGTCCAAGCGGAGCACCTCTGGGACTTACCTGGGTCAACCAG GTGCAGCACATATCGGTGATGACCCGGCTCTCCAGGCGCACCTGCACTGATCATCTCCGGGCTTTATCTGCCCTGGCTGTGCTGCGAGTCATCGCCAGTTCGTTCCCGTTGCTACAGTG GATTGAAACCTTGGACCCTCGCGTCTACATCCACGCTGACGACCTCACGGAGatctcagccgacct tcCTCACGGAGTTCTCAGCCGACCGGTCTACCCCTCCGCAGAAGACCTCCCGGAGAGTCCGCGGACCTGCCTATCTGTTCTCTCCTACATCAATAAACTtccttga